From Alienimonas californiensis, a single genomic window includes:
- the trpD gene encoding anthranilate phosphoribosyltransferase, with the protein MTAPATNRPSNPVRRALSLALQGRDVPVDRMREAVEAVMDDAADPHALAGLLIALRMKGEVAGELVGAATAMRRRMTPVPVPPAADGSPDPLLDTCGTGGDGLHTFNISTAAALVTAACGVRVAKHGNRSVSSNSGSADVLEALGVNVSLSPEQVGRCVREVGLGFAYAPASHGAMRHAAPVRKGLGVRTLFNLLGPLTNPAGAGHQLLGAASTQHAALLAEALHALGTRRSLVVCGNDELDEVSLWGETAVFVVTPEGVTRETWTAETLGLPGCTAADLRADGPKASAAVIRGVLNGDAGPARAIVVANAAAGLLAVGAESDPRAAAARAAAALDEGAAAAVLSRLAQWTNA; encoded by the coding sequence ATGACCGCACCCGCCACAAATCGTCCCTCCAACCCCGTCCGGCGGGCGCTGTCCCTGGCGCTGCAGGGCCGCGACGTCCCCGTGGACCGCATGCGGGAGGCGGTCGAGGCGGTGATGGACGACGCCGCCGACCCCCATGCCCTCGCCGGGCTACTGATCGCCCTGCGGATGAAGGGGGAAGTCGCCGGCGAGCTGGTCGGCGCCGCCACGGCGATGCGGCGCAGGATGACCCCCGTTCCCGTCCCCCCCGCCGCGGACGGTTCCCCCGACCCGCTGCTGGACACCTGCGGCACCGGCGGGGACGGCCTGCACACATTCAATATCTCCACCGCCGCCGCGCTGGTCACCGCGGCCTGCGGGGTGCGGGTGGCGAAGCACGGGAACCGCTCCGTCAGCTCGAATAGCGGTTCTGCGGACGTCCTGGAGGCGTTGGGGGTGAACGTCTCGCTGAGCCCGGAGCAGGTCGGGCGGTGCGTCCGCGAGGTGGGCCTCGGTTTCGCCTACGCCCCGGCCTCCCACGGGGCGATGCGGCACGCGGCGCCGGTCCGCAAGGGGCTGGGCGTGCGGACGCTGTTCAACTTGCTCGGCCCGCTGACGAACCCGGCGGGGGCCGGTCATCAGCTGTTGGGGGCGGCCTCGACGCAGCACGCCGCCCTGCTGGCGGAGGCGTTGCACGCCCTGGGCACGCGGCGGTCGCTGGTCGTCTGCGGGAACGACGAACTGGACGAGGTCAGCCTGTGGGGCGAGACGGCCGTGTTCGTGGTCACGCCGGAGGGCGTGACGCGGGAGACGTGGACCGCGGAGACCCTCGGCCTGCCCGGCTGCACCGCCGCCGATCTGCGGGCGGACGGCCCGAAGGCCAGCGCCGCCGTCATCCGCGGCGTTCTGAACGGGGACGCCGGCCCGGCCCGGGCGATCGTCGTCGCGAACGCCGCCGCGGGGCTGCTGGCCGTCGGGGCGGAGAGCGACCCTCGGGCCGCCGCCGCCCGGGCCGCCGCGGCGCTCGACGAGGGGGCCGCCGCGGCCGTGCTGTCCCGCCTCGCCCAATGGACGAACGCCTGA
- a CDS encoding nucleoside hydrolase produces the protein MPRKLIIDADPGIGDALAITLAVLDPEIELLAVTATAGCVDGPTATRNVTALLTLLDPDKRPKVGACETGDAGAGVGFGGEELDWAAVNGPDGLGAWKLPDVELYAPRDSPRLLVELVREHEGEVTLLTLGPLTNVKLAAERWGGFYDALAGLVIAAGTVEGGGDATAAAEFNVAADPLAARSVLTGRAAKTLVPLDVTRQPVLSPPAWEAVKGTLDGGAGELLAQMLPWALRANHQHFGVEGISLQEPTALAAAIRPALFEREEMAVDVETAGDLTRGMTVFDRRGVRRWQTNVEVVREVDAPGVQDWVIDLLTNRR, from the coding sequence ATGCCCCGGAAGCTCATCATCGACGCCGACCCCGGCATCGGGGACGCCCTGGCCATCACGCTGGCGGTCCTCGATCCGGAAATCGAACTGCTGGCCGTCACCGCGACCGCCGGTTGCGTCGACGGCCCGACCGCGACCCGCAACGTCACGGCGCTCCTCACCCTGCTGGACCCGGACAAACGTCCGAAGGTCGGCGCCTGCGAAACGGGCGACGCCGGCGCCGGCGTCGGCTTCGGCGGGGAGGAGCTGGACTGGGCCGCGGTGAACGGGCCGGACGGCTTGGGCGCGTGGAAACTGCCGGATGTGGAACTGTACGCCCCCCGCGATTCGCCCCGCCTGCTGGTCGAACTGGTCCGCGAGCACGAGGGCGAAGTCACCCTGCTGACGCTTGGGCCGCTGACGAACGTGAAGCTCGCTGCCGAACGCTGGGGCGGGTTCTACGACGCGCTGGCCGGGCTGGTGATCGCCGCCGGGACGGTGGAGGGCGGGGGGGACGCGACCGCCGCCGCGGAGTTCAACGTCGCCGCCGACCCCCTCGCCGCCCGCAGCGTGCTGACCGGGCGGGCCGCGAAAACGCTTGTTCCGCTGGACGTCACCCGGCAGCCGGTGCTCAGCCCGCCGGCCTGGGAGGCGGTGAAGGGGACGCTCGACGGCGGGGCGGGGGAGTTGCTCGCACAAATGCTGCCCTGGGCGCTGCGGGCGAACCACCAGCACTTCGGCGTGGAGGGGATCAGCCTGCAGGAGCCCACCGCGTTGGCCGCCGCGATCCGCCCGGCGCTGTTCGAGCGGGAGGAGATGGCCGTCGACGTCGAAACCGCCGGCGACCTGACCCGCGGGATGACGGTGTTCGACCGCCGCGGCGTCCGTCGCTGGCAGACCAACGTGGAAGTCGTCCGCGAGGTCGACGCCCCCGGCGTGCAGGATTGGGTGATCGACCTGCTGACCAATCGGCGTTGA
- a CDS encoding NuoI/complex I 23 kDa subunit family protein, translated as MRDWFRNLTTAVVTVAQGMGVTLLAALRTYRRKTYTEAYEYPEKPLPVAARYRGFHRFDLTACIGCDKCAVACPVDCIYIDKTMDTGPDGKKGFRVDGFTIDYTKCMFCALCVDPCPVDCIFMGSTHDLSCYTRDGCSVDFAKLPLEAAWGRATLNPTVVAESKSLDAPVWVKGEPGMPAPNGAAVLPVIEKPAAA; from the coding sequence GTGCGTGATTGGTTCCGCAATCTGACAACCGCCGTCGTGACGGTCGCCCAGGGGATGGGCGTCACGTTGCTGGCGGCGTTGCGCACCTACCGTCGCAAGACCTACACCGAGGCGTACGAGTATCCGGAGAAGCCCCTGCCGGTCGCCGCCCGCTACCGCGGCTTCCATCGCTTCGATCTGACGGCGTGCATCGGCTGCGATAAGTGCGCCGTCGCCTGCCCGGTGGACTGCATCTACATCGACAAGACGATGGACACGGGGCCCGACGGGAAGAAGGGCTTCCGCGTCGACGGCTTCACGATCGACTATACGAAGTGCATGTTCTGCGCCCTGTGCGTCGATCCGTGCCCGGTGGACTGCATCTTCATGGGCTCCACCCACGACTTGAGCTGCTACACCCGGGACGGGTGCAGCGTGGACTTCGCCAAGCTCCCGCTGGAGGCCGCCTGGGGCCGGGCGACCCTGAATCCCACGGTCGTCGCCGAGAGCAAGTCGCTGGACGCCCCGGTCTGGGTGAAGGGCGAACCGGGCATGCCGGCGCCCAACGGGGCGGCGGTGCTGCCGGTGATCGAGAAGCCCGCCGCGGCCTGA